One window of Phycisphaeraceae bacterium genomic DNA carries:
- the rpsT gene encoding 30S ribosomal protein S20 — translation MAHSLSAQKRVRQNEAARARNRWRLRTMRDAIKDFNEKVLHGSAEEAKSAMTKAAQIIDRTAAKGVIHKNQAARRKSRLSMKLKGKQAGKSTKAGKSNK, via the coding sequence ATGGCTCACTCGCTCTCCGCCCAGAAACGCGTCCGTCAGAATGAAGCCGCCCGCGCCCGCAACCGCTGGCGCCTCCGCACGATGCGCGACGCCATCAAGGATTTCAACGAGAAGGTGTTGCACGGCAGCGCTGAGGAGGCAAAGTCGGCGATGACCAAGGCCGCGCAGATTATCGACCGGACCGCCGCCAAGGGCGTGATCCATAAGAACCAGGCGGCACGCCGCAAGAGTCGCCTTTCAATGAAGCTCAAGGGCAAACAGGCTGGAAAGTCGACCAAGGCCGGCAAGTCGAACAAGTGA
- a CDS encoding CerR family C-terminal domain-containing protein, whose amino-acid sequence MTRSRSQLSHGAAESSPDTRARLIDAAGEEFAEHGFAKATVRDICARAGANIAAVNYHFRDKETLYLETLRYAHRYSIEHYPHDGGLTPDASPKDRLHAFVRAFLAKILDPDRPKWHGRLISREMTEPTPALNLLIEEGIRPQFGALCAIVKSLAPSLGGDEIEASAASVIGQALHYHHCNSMIKRLYSERKSGFPFDLEFLTDHITRFSLAAFSGLELSASQRDKQRGAQAKRKHG is encoded by the coding sequence ATGACCAGATCACGCTCCCAACTCAGTCACGGCGCCGCGGAATCAAGCCCCGATACACGGGCGCGGTTGATTGACGCCGCGGGTGAAGAATTCGCCGAGCATGGCTTCGCCAAAGCAACTGTGCGAGACATCTGCGCGCGCGCCGGGGCAAATATCGCGGCGGTGAACTACCACTTTCGCGACAAAGAAACGCTTTATCTCGAGACGCTGCGCTACGCGCACCGGTACTCAATCGAGCACTATCCTCACGACGGCGGTCTGACTCCCGATGCGTCGCCGAAAGACCGACTGCACGCCTTCGTGCGTGCTTTTCTCGCGAAGATTCTTGATCCAGACCGGCCCAAGTGGCACGGGAGGTTGATCTCCCGGGAGATGACCGAGCCGACCCCGGCGTTGAATCTCCTGATCGAAGAAGGAATCCGGCCTCAATTCGGTGCGCTGTGCGCGATCGTCAAGTCTCTCGCGCCCAGCTTGGGAGGAGACGAGATCGAGGCGAGCGCCGCGAGCGTAATCGGGCAGGCTCTGCACTATCACCACTGCAATTCGATGATCAAGCGGCTGTACTCCGAGCGCAAAAGCGGATTTCCGTTCGATCTCGAGTTTCTGACCGATCACATCACCCGTTTTTCGCTCGCGGCTTTTTCCGGGCTCGAGCTGTCCGCGAGCCAAAGGGACAAACAGCGCGGAGCGCAGGCCAAACGCAAACACGGGTGA
- a CDS encoding ABC transporter permease has product MYFLALKMLFNDKAKFFGIVMGVTLASLVITQQGSIFVGLMSRTFGVITDMNYPDIWVMDPKVQFIDDTKPLADTKLFEVRGVPGVASAVPLYKGIIRARTDSGLFQNCNLYGLDDSTLIGGPGEMIEGRLADLRMADSVIVDVEGARDKLAKKNPVPGGPRIPLKIGDTLELNDHRAVVVGISKGSRTFQSQPNLFTTYSRAVTFAPKERKLLSFVLVKAEPGEDPEELRARITDRTGLAAYTAKQFKMLTVNYFLKYTGIPINFGIAVSLGFIIGTLITGFMFFSFTIDNLKYLGTLKAMGTNDSTLMAMILLQALSVGCIGFGIGAGAATVFGVSMKDSQLAFWLTWQILVLSGGAVLIICMLAAMLSVRKVVALEPAVVFKG; this is encoded by the coding sequence ATGTACTTTCTAGCGCTCAAAATGCTCTTCAACGACAAAGCCAAGTTCTTTGGCATTGTTATGGGCGTCACGCTCGCGTCGCTGGTGATTACGCAGCAAGGGTCGATCTTCGTCGGCTTGATGTCGCGGACGTTTGGCGTGATCACCGACATGAACTATCCGGACATCTGGGTGATGGACCCAAAGGTCCAGTTCATTGATGACACCAAGCCGCTCGCCGACACCAAGTTGTTCGAAGTCCGCGGCGTACCCGGCGTCGCGTCGGCCGTGCCGCTGTACAAAGGAATCATCCGCGCGCGTACGGACAGCGGCCTGTTTCAGAATTGCAATCTTTACGGGCTCGACGATTCCACGCTGATCGGGGGCCCCGGAGAAATGATCGAGGGGCGCCTCGCCGACCTCCGCATGGCCGATTCCGTCATCGTCGATGTGGAAGGCGCGCGCGACAAGCTCGCGAAGAAGAACCCTGTTCCCGGCGGGCCCAGAATACCGCTGAAGATCGGAGACACGCTCGAGCTCAATGACCATCGCGCGGTCGTCGTCGGCATATCCAAAGGTTCGCGAACATTTCAGTCACAGCCGAACCTGTTCACCACGTACTCGCGCGCCGTGACCTTTGCCCCGAAGGAGCGCAAGCTGCTTTCGTTCGTGCTCGTGAAGGCCGAACCCGGGGAAGACCCCGAGGAGCTGCGCGCACGAATCACGGATCGAACCGGTCTGGCTGCCTACACAGCAAAGCAATTCAAGATGCTCACGGTGAATTACTTCTTGAAGTACACCGGCATTCCAATCAACTTCGGGATCGCGGTCTCTCTGGGATTCATCATCGGAACACTGATTACCGGATTCATGTTCTTCTCGTTCACGATCGACAACCTCAAGTACCTGGGCACCCTCAAAGCCATGGGAACCAACGACAGCACGCTGATGGCGATGATCCTGCTCCAGGCGCTCTCGGTCGGCTGCATCGGATTTGGAATCGGGGCCGGAGCCGCCACGGTGTTCGGGGTCTCCATGAAAGACTCACAGCTCGCATTCTGGTTGACCTGGCAAATCCTGGTCCTGTCGGGAGGTGCGGTGCTGATCATCTGCATGCTGGCGGCGATGCTCAGCGTGCGCAAAGTCGTCGCTCTTGAGCCCGCGGTGGTTTTCAAAGGATGA
- a CDS encoding ABC transporter ATP-binding protein has translation MSAIASMPAPHTDPSGRDLAVRCRGVVKNYGSGASVVRALRGIDLDVYAGELLMLVGPSGCGKTTLISVIAGVLDRDEGECTVYGEDFSAMNSRQRTRFRGQTIGFVFQSFNLIPTLTIAENVSVPLILNGTDRRTALKKAKDILATVGLGERVNDAPNRLSGGQQQRVAIARALVHDPKLIVCDEPTSALDHETGHRILELLKGVAMGGNRSLVVVTHDNRIFDFADRIAHMDDGQVDKIVGSAKDLYGPSFDSAARGGERP, from the coding sequence ATGTCCGCGATCGCATCAATGCCCGCACCGCACACCGACCCATCGGGCCGAGACCTGGCGGTGCGTTGCCGCGGAGTCGTCAAGAACTACGGGAGCGGCGCCTCGGTCGTACGAGCCCTGCGCGGGATCGATCTCGATGTTTACGCCGGCGAACTGCTCATGCTCGTCGGGCCATCGGGATGCGGCAAGACGACTCTGATCAGCGTCATCGCGGGCGTGCTCGATCGCGACGAAGGCGAATGCACGGTCTACGGCGAGGATTTTTCCGCGATGAATTCGCGTCAGCGCACGCGCTTTCGAGGGCAGACCATCGGGTTTGTATTCCAGTCGTTCAATCTGATCCCGACTCTCACGATCGCAGAAAACGTGTCGGTGCCGCTGATCCTGAACGGCACCGATCGTCGGACCGCTCTAAAGAAAGCGAAGGACATTCTCGCGACCGTCGGGCTCGGTGAGCGGGTGAACGATGCGCCCAATCGGCTTTCGGGCGGCCAACAGCAGCGCGTCGCGATCGCTCGAGCGCTCGTACACGACCCGAAGTTGATCGTCTGTGACGAACCGACGAGCGCCCTCGATCACGAAACCGGGCACAGAATTCTCGAACTGCTCAAAGGCGTCGCGATGGGCGGAAACCGGTCGCTCGTCGTCGTCACCCACGACAACCGCATCTTCGATTTCGCTGATCGCATCGCGCACATGGACGACGGGCAGGTGGACAAGATTGTCGGTTCGGCGAAAGACCTGTACGGACCCAGCTTCGATAGCGCGGCACGAGGAGGTGAGCGCCCATGA
- a CDS encoding biotin/lipoyl-binding protein, protein MIRTFLVPLLAIGGMVFAMVIVVRSSQPKPPSIPVVMPPVSPFEARVAGSGIIEANSENIAIGTPVGGTVEKVAVRVGDRVNAGDVLFILDSRDQQAQLAVKQAELEAARQSLKRLESMPRPEQIPPAEARVEAAQATVDDLQNQLTIMERVNDPRARSEEEMSRRRFAVLVAKRRLDEAQADLALLKAGAWKPEIEVAKAQVLAAEAAAKQIQTEIDRRIIRAPINGRVLQVKVRPGEYASAGILATPLILMGAVDPLHVRVDVDENDAWRVRAGASAEGYLRGNRDIKAALKFVRFEPYVVPKKSLTGDSSERVDTRVLQILFSFDPDDLPVFVGQQMDVYIESAPEGSNKPMQPGSPASESKK, encoded by the coding sequence ATGATTCGGACTTTTCTCGTTCCACTGCTCGCGATCGGCGGCATGGTGTTTGCCATGGTGATCGTGGTTCGGAGCAGCCAGCCAAAGCCTCCTTCTATTCCGGTCGTGATGCCGCCCGTGTCTCCGTTTGAGGCACGCGTCGCCGGGTCGGGCATCATCGAGGCAAACTCTGAAAACATCGCGATCGGTACGCCTGTCGGGGGCACCGTTGAAAAAGTTGCCGTTCGTGTGGGCGATCGCGTCAACGCGGGCGACGTGCTGTTCATACTGGATAGCCGAGATCAACAGGCGCAGCTCGCGGTGAAACAAGCCGAGTTGGAGGCGGCACGCCAGAGCTTGAAGCGATTGGAATCGATGCCCCGGCCTGAGCAGATTCCGCCAGCGGAAGCCCGCGTAGAAGCGGCACAAGCCACTGTGGATGATCTTCAGAACCAACTGACGATTATGGAGCGGGTGAATGACCCTCGCGCCCGCTCGGAAGAAGAGATGTCGCGCCGCCGGTTTGCTGTACTGGTCGCCAAGCGACGGCTGGACGAAGCCCAAGCGGATCTCGCGCTTCTGAAAGCCGGTGCATGGAAGCCCGAAATCGAAGTTGCAAAGGCGCAGGTACTTGCCGCTGAAGCGGCCGCGAAACAGATCCAAACCGAGATCGATCGTCGAATCATCCGGGCGCCGATCAACGGCCGCGTGTTGCAGGTCAAAGTGCGCCCCGGTGAATACGCGAGCGCCGGCATCCTCGCCACTCCACTCATCCTCATGGGTGCAGTCGATCCGCTGCACGTGCGGGTCGATGTTGATGAAAACGATGCGTGGCGAGTTCGTGCGGGCGCGAGTGCAGAGGGGTATCTTCGGGGCAATCGCGACATCAAAGCGGCGCTGAAGTTCGTCCGCTTTGAGCCTTATGTTGTTCCCAAGAAATCACTTACGGGAGATTCCAGCGAGCGCGTGGATACGCGCGTGCTTCAGATTCTCTTTTCGTTTGATCCCGACGACCTGCCCGTGTTTGTCGGACAGCAGATGGACGTTTATATCGAGTCTGCCCCTGAAGGCAGCAACAAACCAATGCAGCCGGGATCGCCGGCTTCGGAGAGCAAGAAGTGA
- a CDS encoding efflux transporter outer membrane subunit: protein MKSRSESIGTGPGTFVLALVCGSALSLNGCKVGPDYKGPPEMTSPSDFAAVPQGPVPDVKSMPAPGDVELAAWWKQFGDSTLDSLIERALQGNLDLKLAQSRVKEARAARGIVVADWFPAVGAGAAYSRSRSSDNIGFIGPNPTGGTDLYTAGFDASWEIDFWGKTARGVEAADAVIGQTIEIRRDVMISLLAEVASNYVTLRGQQERLTVTERAVKAQEDSLNLTESRFRAGLVGELDVAQAKAQLENRVAQLFPIKTEMERAINRIGVLLGKPPRAFADELSPRAKLPVAPAIVNVGVPSELLKRRPDIRAAERTLAAQTARIGVATADLYPSFSITAALGLQSNQFGSWWNMSSRYWNVVPGVSWPVLDWGKIRSNIQVADARAEQSMIVYEQVVLNSFEDVESALLQMVSEQQRYGALTRAVQASARAVQLADDLYQTGNVDFRTVLDNQLNLFVAEDQAVISQALTLTSMISLYKSLGGGWESLEQDQWKPTLIPSSTISAAVEAMANPGSESGEQSTELGASQPAKEPPPAGDPPSAPPAAPPSGTPSAAKP from the coding sequence GTGAAATCTCGCAGCGAATCGATCGGAACGGGACCGGGGACGTTCGTGCTGGCGCTGGTTTGCGGATCAGCACTCTCTCTCAACGGGTGCAAGGTGGGCCCCGACTACAAGGGCCCGCCGGAAATGACATCGCCTTCTGATTTTGCGGCGGTGCCCCAAGGTCCGGTGCCCGACGTCAAGTCGATGCCCGCGCCCGGCGATGTCGAGCTCGCGGCGTGGTGGAAGCAGTTCGGTGATTCGACCCTCGATTCGCTGATTGAAAGAGCGCTCCAGGGTAACCTTGATCTCAAGCTTGCCCAGTCGCGTGTGAAAGAGGCTCGCGCGGCCCGGGGAATTGTTGTGGCCGATTGGTTCCCGGCGGTTGGAGCCGGCGCCGCGTACTCGCGAAGCCGAAGCAGCGACAACATCGGATTCATCGGGCCGAATCCGACCGGCGGCACGGACCTGTACACCGCCGGATTCGATGCCTCGTGGGAAATCGATTTCTGGGGCAAAACAGCGCGCGGCGTGGAGGCTGCCGACGCGGTCATCGGCCAGACGATCGAGATCCGGCGCGATGTCATGATCTCGCTTCTCGCGGAGGTTGCAAGCAACTACGTGACGCTCCGTGGACAACAGGAGCGTCTGACCGTGACCGAACGCGCCGTGAAGGCGCAGGAAGATTCTCTCAACCTGACGGAGAGCAGATTTCGCGCGGGGCTGGTCGGCGAGCTCGACGTCGCGCAGGCCAAGGCGCAGCTCGAGAATCGCGTTGCGCAGCTCTTTCCGATCAAGACCGAGATGGAACGGGCGATCAACCGGATCGGCGTGCTGCTTGGGAAGCCTCCGCGTGCCTTCGCGGACGAGCTTTCACCTCGTGCAAAGCTGCCCGTTGCCCCCGCGATTGTCAACGTGGGGGTTCCGTCCGAACTGCTGAAGCGCCGGCCGGACATCCGTGCGGCGGAGAGAACGCTCGCCGCGCAAACCGCCCGCATCGGTGTGGCAACGGCCGATTTATATCCGAGCTTTTCGATTACGGCCGCGCTCGGCTTGCAATCGAATCAGTTCGGAAGCTGGTGGAACATGAGCAGCCGATACTGGAACGTCGTTCCGGGCGTGAGCTGGCCCGTGCTCGACTGGGGCAAGATCCGATCGAATATCCAAGTTGCCGATGCGCGCGCGGAACAGTCGATGATCGTTTACGAACAAGTCGTTCTCAACTCTTTTGAGGATGTAGAGTCGGCTTTGCTCCAGATGGTCAGCGAGCAACAACGCTACGGAGCGCTCACTCGCGCGGTTCAAGCGAGCGCGCGCGCCGTGCAGCTTGCCGATGATCTCTATCAGACGGGCAACGTCGACTTCCGCACCGTGCTCGACAACCAGCTCAACTTGTTCGTGGCGGAAGATCAGGCGGTCATCAGCCAGGCATTGACGCTGACCAGCATGATCAGCCTGTACAAATCGCTGGGAGGCGGCTGGGAGTCGCTCGAGCAGGACCAGTGGAAGCCCACGCTCATCCCGAGCAGCACGATTTCCGCCGCCGTCGAGGCGATGGCGAACCCCGGCTCGGAATCGGGGGAACAAAGCACCGAGCTGGGAGCATCACAACCGGCGAAGGAGCCGCCACCGGCGGGCGATCCGCCATCCGCCCCTCCGGCCGCGCCGCCGTCGGGGACGCCGTCCGCGGCAAAGCCCTGA
- the rpsB gene encoding 30S ribosomal protein S2 — MANTLVQDLIEAGIHFGQRASGWNPKMGSYIYGKRNGIHIIDIKETVKGLLLAKKFIAKTVSSGKDVVFVGTKRQAKSVLEQRVGDAKMHYVTERWLGGTLTNFRTIRLRLKRLEELEAIQNTDNFASYSKKMESQLKRELTKIKRNLDGIRKMEKLPGALVVIDVKHEVTALKEARKLGIPTIALIDTDGDPELVDIPIPGNDDSMKSIDVVVRELCLAVVDGKSARQISGENPSGGSGDESSGPGRGDQQRRSRRPQTRANEMASQEVHEGASAQ; from the coding sequence ATGGCCAACACGCTCGTTCAGGATCTCATCGAAGCAGGAATTCACTTTGGCCAGCGCGCCAGCGGATGGAACCCCAAGATGGGTTCGTATATCTACGGCAAGCGCAACGGCATCCACATCATCGACATCAAGGAGACCGTCAAGGGTCTTCTGCTCGCGAAGAAGTTTATCGCGAAGACTGTCTCTTCGGGTAAGGACGTCGTCTTTGTCGGCACGAAGCGCCAGGCCAAGAGCGTGCTCGAGCAGCGCGTGGGCGACGCGAAGATGCACTACGTGACGGAGCGCTGGCTCGGCGGCACGCTGACCAATTTCCGCACGATCCGCCTGCGCCTCAAGCGCCTCGAAGAACTCGAAGCGATCCAGAACACCGACAACTTTGCTTCCTACTCCAAGAAGATGGAAAGCCAGCTCAAGCGTGAGCTCACCAAAATCAAGCGCAACCTCGACGGCATCCGCAAGATGGAGAAGCTGCCGGGCGCGCTGGTGGTCATCGACGTGAAGCACGAGGTCACGGCGCTCAAGGAAGCCCGCAAGCTCGGCATTCCCACCATCGCGCTCATCGATACCGACGGCGACCCCGAGCTCGTGGATATCCCGATCCCGGGCAACGACGATTCGATGAAGTCGATCGATGTCGTGGTCCGCGAACTCTGCCTCGCCGTGGTGGATGGAAAGTCGGCGCGCCAGATCAGCGGCGAGAATCCATCGGGCGGCAGCGGTGACGAGTCTTCCGGCCCGGGACGCGGAGACCAGCAGCGGCGCAGCCGCAGGCCCCAGACCCGCGCGAACGAAATGGCTTCCCAGGAAGTGCATGAGGGCGCCTCGGCCCAGTAA
- the tsf gene encoding translation elongation factor Ts, producing MAEINSKDVMALRNKTGLQMMACKAALVEAGGDPEKAEEILRKQLKGKMESRTDRAAGEGRIGIFVNEDHTAATIVEVRAESDFTAKNEQFVTMVNKVARLASESHAGAVAESPAIKSAVDEVRISTGENCSYARGHKLLGEAGKTSFGAYVHHDGKTGSLVQGEGDISQETLRQVCMHVVAAVPRPQGVSAKDVPAAVVEKERKFRIEQAMESGKPKEIAEKMVEGGMRKFFEEIALMEQPFIMDPTKKVKDLVGPKASIIAFFRWQVGEPA from the coding sequence ATGGCAGAGATCAACAGCAAAGACGTCATGGCCCTTCGCAACAAGACGGGCCTCCAGATGATGGCCTGCAAAGCCGCGTTGGTTGAGGCCGGAGGAGATCCCGAAAAAGCCGAAGAGATCCTCCGCAAGCAGCTCAAGGGCAAGATGGAGAGCCGTACCGATCGCGCTGCGGGCGAAGGGCGCATCGGCATCTTCGTCAATGAAGATCACACCGCCGCCACCATCGTCGAGGTGCGCGCCGAGTCAGACTTTACCGCCAAAAACGAGCAGTTTGTCACGATGGTGAACAAGGTTGCCAGGCTGGCATCCGAGTCGCACGCGGGCGCAGTCGCAGAGTCGCCGGCGATCAAGTCCGCCGTGGATGAGGTTCGCATCTCGACGGGCGAGAATTGCTCCTACGCGCGCGGACACAAACTGCTGGGCGAAGCCGGGAAAACCTCGTTCGGTGCCTATGTACACCACGACGGCAAGACGGGATCGCTTGTGCAGGGCGAAGGCGACATCAGCCAGGAAACCCTGCGCCAGGTGTGCATGCACGTCGTCGCGGCGGTTCCGCGTCCCCAAGGTGTTTCGGCCAAGGACGTGCCCGCGGCGGTTGTCGAAAAGGAACGCAAGTTCCGCATCGAACAGGCGATGGAATCCGGCAAGCCGAAGGAAATCGCCGAGAAGATGGTCGAGGGAGGCATGCGCAAGTTCTTTGAAGAGATCGCTCTGATGGAACAGCCGTTCATCATGGATCCGACGAAGAAAGTGAAAGACCTCGTCGGCCCGAAGGCATCGATCATCGCGTTCTTCCGCTGGCAGGTCGGCGAGCCCGCCTGA
- a CDS encoding superoxide dismutase, with the protein MLSPRKDHTMFNNNVTSDSPSLEQSEPMRRREALAVLGIGAVAAASSALAQPNQPATQPRLPKDLPLKGPPTAVIPGNVAPAELNVFDEATGQFILPALPYSFDAMEPFIDAKTMEIHHDKHHAGYVAGLNKALAELGRIRTAAGDSALVKFWANQVSFNGGGHINHSLFWNMMAPPGKGGGGSPRGALAEAINRSFGSYEQFVAQYKATAGSVEGGGWGWLAVEPWSKQLLLFQGEKQQDLMVTGALPVLGVDVWEHAYYLKYQNKRAEYVNAFLNLINWEFCGKLYDRAIAR; encoded by the coding sequence ATGCTTTCTCCCAGAAAGGACCACACCATGTTCAACAACAACGTGACGTCCGATTCTCCGTCTCTCGAGCAATCCGAGCCGATGCGTCGACGCGAAGCGCTCGCAGTGCTCGGAATTGGTGCGGTTGCCGCGGCAAGTTCGGCTCTTGCCCAGCCGAATCAGCCGGCGACGCAGCCACGGCTTCCGAAAGACCTTCCGCTGAAGGGCCCACCCACTGCCGTCATTCCCGGAAATGTTGCGCCCGCTGAACTGAATGTGTTCGATGAGGCGACGGGCCAATTCATCCTCCCCGCTCTGCCCTATTCCTTTGACGCGATGGAGCCGTTCATCGATGCGAAGACGATGGAGATCCATCACGACAAGCACCATGCCGGGTACGTCGCCGGGTTGAACAAGGCCCTGGCGGAACTCGGACGCATACGCACCGCCGCGGGCGATTCGGCCCTGGTCAAGTTTTGGGCGAACCAAGTATCGTTCAATGGCGGCGGCCACATCAACCACAGCCTGTTCTGGAACATGATGGCGCCTCCGGGAAAGGGCGGAGGCGGCTCGCCGCGAGGAGCCTTGGCTGAGGCCATCAACAGGTCGTTCGGCTCGTACGAGCAGTTTGTGGCCCAATACAAAGCCACCGCGGGCTCGGTTGAAGGTGGCGGATGGGGCTGGCTCGCGGTCGAGCCGTGGTCAAAGCAATTGCTGCTCTTTCAGGGCGAGAAGCAGCAGGACCTCATGGTCACTGGGGCGCTTCCGGTGCTGGGAGTCGACGTTTGGGAGCATGCCTACTACCTCAAATATCAGAACAAGCGGGCGGAGTACGTGAACGCGTTCCTCAACCTGATCAACTGGGAATTCTGCGGCAAACTCTACGACCGGGCAATAGCCCGATAA
- a CDS encoding sodium:solute symporter — MQSLAATAFTALDWAVLAGYFALVAATGWWFSRKQMAGPKEYFLANRQMPMWAVAISVLATSTSAATFIGSPEEGYARNLTYLSTNIGGVIAVFIVAAFFIPAFYQHNVTTVYDLLEIRFGHEAKQASSWMFMIGRVLASGSRLFMAAIPLSLILFHETKDWQLISAIAALTVVGVLYTLVGGIRSIIYTDVIQAAVFVGAAAAAVFVLLAKIPAPIGEIWNAIAGAQSPDGSPKLTILRLGGDPKTVYTLLTAITGFVLLGMASYGTDHDLAQRMLTCKSAVKGSQSVIVAILLNLPMQLLFLGIGLLLWVFYTRPDLMGGNIQIAPAKSSEVFVRFILDQMPGGMAGVMMAGLFAAGLGSFNSALNAMGATFVNDVYQRYVKGREQRHYLAVGRLAVCAWGVILGGFASLCVFWQKGSGETLISFALGVMTFAYAGLLAVFLCAIFTRRGNKVSVLSALAVGFCVVLVLQPWARVRWAPVLGLDSFATWDVAWPWYFVTATTLAFLVCMTGASPAKTKPSNDAGHA, encoded by the coding sequence ATGCAGAGTTTGGCCGCCACCGCTTTTACGGCACTGGATTGGGCGGTGCTGGCCGGATACTTCGCGTTGGTTGCCGCGACGGGTTGGTGGTTCAGCCGAAAGCAAATGGCGGGACCGAAGGAGTACTTCCTCGCGAATCGGCAGATGCCGATGTGGGCGGTCGCGATCAGTGTGCTGGCAACCTCCACTTCCGCGGCAACGTTCATCGGCAGCCCGGAAGAGGGCTACGCGCGAAACCTGACCTACTTGTCAACAAACATCGGCGGCGTGATCGCCGTCTTCATCGTCGCAGCGTTCTTCATCCCCGCCTTCTACCAACACAACGTCACGACGGTTTACGACCTTCTCGAGATCCGGTTCGGACACGAGGCAAAGCAGGCGAGCAGTTGGATGTTCATGATCGGGCGCGTGCTGGCCAGCGGCTCGCGGCTCTTCATGGCGGCCATTCCGTTGTCGCTGATTCTCTTTCATGAGACGAAAGACTGGCAACTCATCAGCGCGATCGCGGCGCTCACGGTTGTCGGTGTTCTGTACACACTCGTCGGAGGGATTCGCAGCATCATCTACACCGATGTGATTCAAGCCGCGGTCTTTGTCGGAGCGGCCGCGGCCGCCGTGTTTGTTTTGCTCGCCAAGATTCCGGCGCCGATCGGTGAAATCTGGAACGCGATAGCCGGTGCGCAGTCGCCCGACGGAAGCCCGAAATTGACCATCTTGCGACTCGGCGGCGATCCGAAGACGGTCTACACGCTGCTCACGGCCATCACAGGATTTGTGCTTCTGGGTATGGCGTCGTACGGCACGGACCACGACCTCGCGCAGCGGATGCTCACCTGCAAATCCGCGGTGAAGGGCAGCCAATCGGTCATCGTCGCGATCCTTCTGAATCTGCCGATGCAGTTGCTCTTCCTAGGAATCGGACTTTTGCTTTGGGTTTTCTACACGCGACCAGATCTGATGGGCGGAAACATCCAGATTGCACCCGCCAAGTCGAGCGAGGTGTTCGTTCGTTTTATTCTGGACCAAATGCCCGGCGGCATGGCCGGGGTGATGATGGCGGGATTGTTTGCCGCGGGGCTCGGCTCCTTCAATTCGGCGCTCAACGCGATGGGCGCGACATTTGTCAATGACGTGTATCAGCGCTATGTGAAAGGACGAGAACAAAGGCACTATCTGGCGGTCGGCCGGCTCGCCGTGTGCGCGTGGGGTGTCATTCTCGGCGGGTTCGCAAGCCTGTGTGTCTTCTGGCAGAAAGGGAGCGGCGAAACGCTGATTTCCTTTGCGCTGGGGGTCATGACTTTCGCATACGCGGGGCTGCTGGCGGTGTTTTTGTGCGCGATCTTTACCAGGCGGGGAAACAAGGTGAGCGTGCTGAGCGCGCTCGCGGTCGGGTTCTGCGTTGTGCTCGTACTGCAACCGTGGGCACGCGTGCGCTGGGCGCCGGTGCTCGGGCTGGATTCGTTTGCAACGTGGGATGTCGCTTGGCCCTGGTACTTTGTGACGGCGACCACACTCGCGTTTCTCGTCTGCATGACCGGAGCGTCCCCGGCGAAGACCAAGCCTTCCAACGATGCGGGCCATGCCTGA